From a single Gimesia fumaroli genomic region:
- a CDS encoding choice-of-anchor Q domain-containing protein: protein MFSSQWLSSLKNQLRVRSSRRKHRARRHQAPFSRALVSRNAAESLEDRTLLTVFTVVNTDDSGEGSLRDAIEQANASAGADTISFDASLADQTIQLMNQLRITDDLTIIGLGSDQLTIDANHTGRIFDVYDGTHSANLYVSISGLTLANGDANVLPNLENTTPSIGLGGNISYKRYNTGGAIFNYEHLSVSDLVFQDNQARLGGAISSQSGAGATMSIENSVFLRNTASAGGAIYSRSSVTVTGSSFVENQATGDGGAIYASSLTVSGSSFTENSAQGSGGAIYHPYGELQVADSTFTGNVAGENGGGIYHNYRKVWNWGGITIPDGPDASMRQSVVYLNPTEITNCEFIENSATLGGALYSVERIPEGNPVAFSIADPNQIVGTGSPYEFENSFDPQVILNDCFFKANTAELGGAILNRSGSIQIVDSTFAENTVTHSGGALYNYGNLVMEDSTLNRNSANSGGGVYNTGNFKLIDGYFLQNHAASTGGAVASSLAYIRVNETYFGSNSAGQMGGGIYLVQGNRGSIVDDMGEILSNPSPLIENSIFNRNTAGNGGGIYNSPWMADIGFQTLNVLNSTFYHNEATQSGGGIYNGRTQLSISGSDFSQNQAIDGAGINNLGGSVFIEESTLSENIATGSGGAIATLGHLSLFNSTLSGNQAALAGGGIYHRNGAEFSPDGTEVNLSPIDPSQFPIVDPGLQLLPANPPQILDLIFVVSLNGVIDTTLPINDNDSDVPADSVPLWLLNSSLDVVNSSLVGNTAGASGGGISTPEPGSRSTTTVKNSIVAGNAATAGSQIAGEFTAQTNIIQDSIEDLIDPVLRDNGGPTKTHALLPGSIAINAGSNEIVENADLMTDQRGAGFERIIDGTVDIGAFELHSMTFVVDTNSDIDDGDYSSGQLSLREAIRLSNENPSDIDQITFDASLAGQTIVLSGELEIRDSVLITGLGANLLTLDGNQNGRIFNIHGFWTGPMRQVVIDGLTLTNGVDMSGGAIYTDKILTVRDCLITHNHSTRSGGGIYSEYELNVINTTFLLNSAALSGGAIKAGDHRTTITGSSFERNTAQSGGAFSASQFYIRGPKVSISDSTFFENSASSAGGAIYIYEGTLTIEDSEISKNTTSQWGAGVYSEHAAISITGSTLAENLAVVNGGGVYLLDGSLNLRESTLSGNFAGSTGGGIHSTGDLTIYNSTISGNTTNGFGGGVYQTAGLGGPTEIEFYSVSTADFIYYRETPNELTIVNSTITGNHAAISAGGIFSSAETFELANSIVAGNSAAGNAQISGVYSSGINIIQDSIEGVLAPVLRDNGGPTKTHALLAGSAAINGGDNAAAEAAGLMNDQRGDGSSRIVDGTVDIGAFEVQAPLAQIDLRVVKSKTPTSGNGESASLPENITWIDEWGNYWVEIWISTADTTDLGIMSANLDLTYNTEITTATSIEYGAAFTENQTGTINDQTGTIENLSAETSLTNVGDDQRVLFARIKFESTTDDAVDLDLEGQSLNAQSLSLEISQPQILLADHTASDVIYGLAPATQIWANPYDFNDDDAINVADLKILISTYHSVSSKSNSPHKWITDLNRNDRVDLRDLILFVRNFGKDKADRSQNYFPENFIELWFDHLIVDSQSEVQANAHPVTQSAAETVLESVVEQVSPQLTPSQNETLAQVDIEVVDLAGETLGRAVPGTIYIDVNAAGRGWFVDASPADHSEFTYDSELTLIALPDSSAAGQVDLFTVILHELGHLLGYEHETDGVMQETLVPGVRRLPDWADETDSFFSTLSGESELLPF from the coding sequence ATGTTCTCATCCCAGTGGCTTTCTTCGTTGAAGAATCAGCTCCGCGTCCGTTCCTCCCGCAGGAAACATCGCGCGCGACGCCATCAGGCACCTTTTTCCCGAGCTCTGGTCTCCCGAAACGCCGCCGAATCTCTGGAAGACCGCACGCTGCTGACCGTCTTCACGGTGGTGAATACCGACGATTCCGGCGAAGGCAGTCTAAGAGACGCTATCGAGCAGGCCAATGCGAGTGCCGGGGCGGATACGATCTCGTTTGATGCGTCGCTGGCTGACCAGACGATTCAATTAATGAATCAGTTGCGGATCACGGATGACCTGACGATCATCGGCCTGGGCTCGGATCAACTGACGATTGACGCGAATCATACGGGGCGCATTTTCGATGTCTATGATGGAACGCATAGCGCGAACCTGTATGTCTCGATTAGTGGTCTGACGCTGGCCAATGGAGATGCGAACGTTCTGCCGAATTTGGAAAATACCACGCCGTCAATCGGTTTAGGGGGGAACATCTCCTATAAACGATACAATACCGGTGGTGCGATTTTTAATTATGAACATCTGAGCGTTTCGGATCTGGTGTTTCAGGACAATCAGGCCAGACTGGGGGGCGCTATTTCTTCCCAGTCGGGGGCCGGGGCAACCATGTCGATTGAAAATTCGGTCTTCCTGCGCAACACAGCCAGCGCGGGAGGGGCTATTTACAGTAGGAGTTCGGTTACGGTCACCGGCAGTTCGTTTGTAGAAAATCAGGCGACCGGTGATGGGGGTGCCATCTATGCGTCTTCATTGACCGTGAGTGGCTCCAGTTTTACCGAGAACAGTGCACAGGGAAGTGGTGGGGCCATTTATCATCCCTATGGAGAGCTGCAGGTTGCTGATTCGACATTTACTGGTAATGTTGCAGGAGAAAACGGGGGCGGAATTTATCATAACTACCGGAAGGTCTGGAACTGGGGTGGGATAACAATCCCGGACGGACCTGATGCCAGTATGCGACAGTCGGTCGTTTATCTTAATCCTACCGAGATCACCAATTGTGAGTTTATCGAGAATTCCGCGACTCTAGGCGGGGCGTTGTATTCTGTGGAACGGATCCCTGAAGGAAACCCTGTTGCATTTTCGATCGCTGATCCGAATCAAATTGTCGGCACCGGTTCGCCTTACGAATTCGAAAATAGTTTTGATCCTCAGGTCATTCTCAACGACTGTTTTTTCAAAGCAAATACAGCCGAGTTGGGGGGAGCCATTCTTAACCGATCGGGGTCGATTCAGATCGTCGACAGCACATTCGCAGAGAACACTGTCACCCATTCCGGCGGGGCGTTGTATAATTATGGTAATCTCGTGATGGAGGACAGCACTCTGAATAGAAACTCTGCAAACTCGGGAGGCGGGGTTTACAACACCGGCAACTTCAAACTGATTGACGGTTATTTTCTCCAGAATCATGCGGCGTCGACTGGGGGAGCCGTTGCCAGTTCTCTTGCCTATATCAGAGTCAACGAAACCTATTTTGGTTCAAATTCTGCCGGTCAAATGGGGGGGGGCATTTATCTGGTCCAGGGGAATCGAGGCTCTATTGTCGATGACATGGGGGAAATTCTTTCCAATCCCTCACCCCTGATTGAGAATAGTATTTTCAACAGAAATACCGCTGGGAACGGGGGGGGTATTTATAACAGTCCCTGGATGGCTGATATCGGTTTTCAGACACTGAACGTTCTCAATTCGACGTTCTATCATAACGAGGCGACCCAGTCAGGGGGCGGTATCTATAACGGGCGGACGCAGCTGAGTATTTCCGGGAGTGACTTTTCACAGAATCAAGCCATCGATGGCGCAGGTATCAATAACCTGGGCGGTTCTGTTTTTATCGAGGAAAGCACACTTTCTGAGAATATAGCAACTGGTTCAGGTGGCGCCATTGCTACCCTCGGCCACTTGTCCCTGTTTAATTCGACTCTGTCTGGAAACCAGGCCGCACTCGCCGGTGGTGGGATCTATCATCGCAACGGTGCAGAGTTTTCACCTGACGGTACTGAAGTGAATCTCTCTCCGATTGATCCTTCACAGTTCCCTATCGTTGATCCGGGCCTGCAACTTCTTCCGGCTAACCCACCTCAGATACTCGATTTGATATTTGTAGTGAGTCTGAATGGTGTTATAGACACCACGCTACCGATTAATGACAATGACAGCGATGTTCCAGCCGATTCGGTACCACTCTGGCTGTTGAATAGTTCACTCGATGTGGTTAACAGTTCGCTTGTCGGAAACACGGCAGGAGCATCAGGAGGCGGAATATCGACACCAGAGCCGGGGTCCCGTTCAACGACAACCGTCAAGAACAGCATTGTGGCCGGCAATGCAGCAACTGCGGGTTCCCAGATCGCCGGCGAGTTCACGGCGCAGACCAATATCATTCAGGACAGTATCGAGGACTTGATCGATCCGGTTCTGAGAGACAACGGCGGCCCGACCAAAACACACGCATTATTGCCCGGAAGTATCGCCATCAACGCGGGTAGTAATGAGATCGTGGAGAACGCCGATCTGATGACCGACCAGCGCGGAGCCGGTTTTGAGCGGATCATTGATGGGACCGTGGATATCGGTGCGTTCGAACTGCATTCCATGACGTTTGTTGTAGACACGAATTCGGACATCGATGACGGCGATTATTCCAGCGGCCAACTATCGCTGCGGGAAGCAATCCGGCTGTCGAATGAAAATCCTTCTGATATCGATCAGATCACTTTTGATGCCAGCCTGGCTGGTCAGACGATTGTGCTCAGTGGTGAGCTGGAGATCAGAGACAGCGTTTTAATCACCGGCCTGGGGGCGAATCTGCTGACCCTGGATGGAAATCAGAATGGTCGCATTTTCAACATCCATGGGTTCTGGACGGGACCGATGCGCCAGGTTGTGATTGACGGTCTGACTCTCACTAATGGAGTCGATATGTCTGGTGGGGCCATCTATACTGATAAAATACTGACGGTGAGAGACTGTTTGATTACACATAATCACTCCACACGAAGTGGAGGCGGAATCTACAGCGAATATGAATTGAATGTGATCAACACCACTTTTCTCCTGAATAGTGCCGCTTTGAGTGGGGGAGCGATCAAGGCCGGCGATCATCGGACAACCATCACAGGTTCCTCATTTGAGAGAAATACAGCGCAGTCCGGGGGCGCCTTCTCCGCAAGCCAGTTTTATATCAGAGGACCAAAAGTTTCGATTTCAGACAGCACGTTTTTCGAAAATTCCGCTTCGTCAGCAGGTGGAGCGATTTATATCTATGAGGGAACTCTGACGATCGAAGACTCCGAGATCTCGAAGAACACCACCAGCCAGTGGGGGGCGGGGGTCTATAGTGAGCACGCAGCCATTTCGATCACCGGTAGTACGCTTGCTGAAAATCTGGCTGTCGTCAATGGTGGTGGGGTTTATCTTCTGGATGGCAGTCTGAATCTCAGGGAAAGTACGCTTTCAGGAAATTTTGCCGGTTCCACCGGAGGGGGAATCCACAGCACGGGTGATCTTACGATCTACAATAGCACCATCTCAGGGAATACCACCAATGGTTTTGGCGGCGGCGTTTACCAGACAGCCGGACTGGGTGGTCCGACGGAGATTGAGTTCTACAGCGTTTCCACAGCCGATTTTATTTACTACCGTGAGACTCCAAATGAATTGACCATTGTGAATAGTACCATTACGGGAAATCACGCTGCGATATCAGCGGGCGGAATTTTCAGTAGTGCCGAGACCTTCGAACTGGCGAACAGTATCGTCGCCGGTAATTCGGCAGCAGGCAATGCACAGATCAGCGGCGTCTATTCGAGTGGCATCAACATCATCCAGGACAGTATTGAGGGGGTCCTGGCCCCGGTCCTGCGAGATAACGGGGGGCCGACGAAAACTCACGCCTTGCTGGCGGGAAGTGCTGCGATTAACGGCGGTGATAACGCTGCCGCCGAGGCCGCGGGTTTAATGAACGATCAACGTGGTGATGGCTCGTCACGCATTGTGGATGGTACTGTTGATATCGGAGCCTTTGAGGTGCAGGCGCCCCTGGCGCAAATTGATTTGCGAGTCGTCAAGTCGAAAACGCCGACGTCCGGAAACGGCGAGAGTGCCTCTCTACCTGAGAACATCACCTGGATTGACGAGTGGGGCAATTACTGGGTCGAAATCTGGATCAGCACGGCTGATACAACCGATCTAGGCATTATGTCAGCCAACCTCGATTTGACCTACAACACAGAGATCACAACCGCCACCAGCATCGAATATGGTGCCGCTTTTACCGAGAATCAGACAGGCACGATCAATGATCAAACGGGAACGATTGAAAACCTCTCAGCTGAGACCAGCCTGACGAATGTTGGCGATGATCAACGCGTCCTGTTTGCCCGGATTAAATTTGAGTCCACTACCGATGACGCCGTCGACCTGGATCTGGAGGGGCAAAGTCTGAATGCACAAAGTCTGAGCCTGGAAATTTCTCAGCCACAAATATTGTTGGCAGATCATACCGCCAGTGATGTGATTTATGGTCTGGCTCCAGCAACCCAGATCTGGGCAAATCCTTACGATTTCAACGATGATGACGCAATCAATGTTGCTGATCTCAAGATTTTGATCAGCACATATCATTCAGTTTCCAGCAAATCTAATTCGCCCCATAAATGGATCACGGATCTGAATCGAAATGATCGTGTCGACTTGAGAGATCTTATACTGTTTGTCAGAAATTTTGGTAAAGATAAAGCAGATCGATCTCAAAATTATTTTCCAGAGAATTTTATTGAACTCTGGTTCGATCATTTGATCGTCGACAGTCAGAGTGAAGTACAGGCAAACGCTCACCCCGTGACACAGTCTGCCGCGGAAACCGTGCTTGAGTCGGTCGTCGAACAAGTCAGTCCGCAATTAACACCCAGCCAAAATGAAACGTTGGCGCAGGTGGATATTGAAGTCGTTGATTTGGCAGGCGAAACTCTGGGCCGCGCTGTTCCCGGCACAATTTATATCGATGTTAACGCCGCCGGTCGCGGCTGGTTTGTCGATGCCAGTCCCGCCGATCACAGTGAGTTTACTTATGACAGCGAATTGACGCTGATCGCCTTACCCGACAGTAGTGCCGCCGGCCAGGTTGATCTCTTCACGGTCATCCTGCACGAACTCGGTCATTTGCTGGGATACGAACACGAAACCGACGGTGTCATGCAGGAAACGCTGGTGCCCGGCGTTCGTCGTCTGCCCGATTGGGCCGATGAGACTGATTCCTTCTTCAGCACGCTTAGTGGGGAATCAGAACTACTCCCATTCTAA
- a CDS encoding TerC family protein, producing the protein MFEWLASPEAWIALATLTSLEIVLGIDNIIFISILVGRLPETQRDLARSLGLSLAMIARLILLFSISWVMGLTEPWFSLMGYDLSGRDLILIGGGLFLLAKATHEIHNSLEGVAHEESGMSAAQATFGSVLVQIGVLDIVFSLDSVITAVGLSDHVSIMAIAIVLSVAVMLFAAKPIGNFVDEHPTIKILALSFLIMVGVTLMVEGFGIHVPKGYIYFAMAFSVAVEMINLRMRKNHVEAVRLRKQIEEGETS; encoded by the coding sequence ATGTTTGAGTGGTTGGCCAGCCCTGAGGCCTGGATTGCGTTAGCAACATTGACGTCATTAGAAATTGTGCTGGGTATCGACAACATCATCTTCATTTCCATTCTCGTCGGTCGACTGCCGGAAACACAACGAGACCTGGCCCGGTCACTGGGACTCAGTCTGGCCATGATCGCGCGGCTCATTCTGCTGTTTTCGATCTCATGGGTGATGGGGCTCACTGAACCCTGGTTTTCCCTGATGGGATACGATTTATCCGGACGCGACCTGATCCTGATTGGCGGCGGTCTGTTTCTGCTGGCCAAAGCCACTCATGAAATTCATAACAGTCTGGAAGGAGTCGCGCACGAAGAATCGGGGATGTCCGCGGCACAAGCTACCTTCGGATCGGTGCTGGTCCAGATCGGTGTGCTGGATATTGTTTTCTCATTGGACTCGGTAATCACCGCCGTCGGTCTTTCGGACCATGTCTCGATCATGGCGATTGCGATCGTGCTCTCGGTCGCCGTGATGCTGTTCGCTGCGAAACCGATCGGCAATTTTGTCGATGAACATCCCACGATCAAAATTCTGGCCCTCTCGTTTCTAATCATGGTGGGCGTGACGCTGATGGTGGAGGGTTTTGGAATTCACGTTCCCAAAGGCTACATCTACTTCGCGATGGCATTTTCTGTCGCCGTGGAAATGATCAATCTGCGCATGCGGAAAAATCATGTCGAAGCAGTTCGCCTGCGTAAACAAATAGAAGAAGGTGAAACCAGTTAG
- a CDS encoding ThuA domain-containing protein, which yields MKCSYRPFVLILLAICCSPLLCRAADASDEKLSVLLIDGQNNHKWQQTTPLLKKILENSGRFKVEVSTTPEGIPRKPRMITGKLSKEDAKYQDQQLRRWEETVARIKRDAPAQWKAWRPDFKQYDVIVSNYNGESWPEEVKQAFDHYVASGGSFVVVHAADNSFSDWPAYNKMIAVGGWGGRDEKSGPMLRLRDDKWIKDTSAGRGGTHGTRIPVVVKVRQPEHPIVKGLPVEWMHPADEVYGKLRGPAENVTVLATAYSEPDERGTGEHEPIMMTIDYGKGRVFHTTLGHDTTALQGTGFQITLQRGTEWAATGKVTQPIPKVKWNDNEPTVQAP from the coding sequence TTGAAGTGCTCATACCGTCCTTTCGTGTTGATATTGCTGGCGATTTGCTGCAGTCCGCTTTTGTGCCGCGCTGCGGATGCGTCTGATGAAAAACTGTCGGTGCTGCTCATAGACGGGCAGAACAATCATAAATGGCAGCAGACAACACCGCTGCTCAAAAAGATTCTGGAGAATTCCGGTCGCTTTAAAGTTGAAGTTTCTACCACGCCGGAAGGAATTCCACGAAAACCGCGTATGATCACGGGCAAGCTTTCCAAAGAGGATGCGAAATATCAGGATCAGCAATTGAGACGCTGGGAAGAAACGGTTGCCCGCATCAAACGGGACGCACCTGCACAATGGAAAGCCTGGCGCCCCGACTTTAAACAGTACGATGTAATCGTCAGCAACTATAATGGTGAAAGCTGGCCCGAAGAAGTAAAGCAGGCGTTCGATCATTACGTCGCATCCGGCGGCAGTTTCGTGGTCGTGCATGCCGCCGACAATTCGTTTTCCGATTGGCCAGCATATAACAAAATGATCGCCGTCGGCGGTTGGGGCGGTCGCGATGAGAAATCGGGGCCCATGTTGAGACTACGCGATGATAAATGGATCAAAGATACATCCGCCGGTCGAGGGGGCACGCATGGTACGCGAATTCCCGTCGTCGTCAAGGTTCGTCAGCCCGAACATCCGATTGTGAAAGGGCTGCCTGTCGAGTGGATGCATCCGGCAGATGAAGTTTACGGAAAGCTCCGGGGACCTGCTGAAAATGTGACCGTTCTCGCAACCGCGTATTCCGAGCCCGATGAACGCGGCACCGGCGAACACGAACCGATCATGATGACCATCGATTATGGGAAAGGCCGCGTGTTCCATACAACGCTGGGGCACGATACGACGGCCCTGCAGGGGACCGGTTTTCAGATTACCCTGCAACGCGGCACCGAATGGGCGGCGACCGGCAAAGTGACACAGCCGATTCCCAAAGTCAAATGGAACGACAACGAACCGACAGTTCAGGCGCCCTGA